A genomic segment from Mastomys coucha isolate ucsf_1 unplaced genomic scaffold, UCSF_Mcou_1 pScaffold7, whole genome shotgun sequence encodes:
- the LOC116082753 gene encoding uncharacterized protein LOC116082753, giving the protein MRRLRLDKRSIAPSQPTARCALSLVRTAWEAGSVQGAVPDLSPAPRSLGWAEPARRLKRVGPRCERGAQRLLWLQSARDAGDPEGWSLRLALKRRSSETAIHLRGRAPAAGDKRPFTTRRVDVEVYSNIRTPQPNRDPPGHQLAE; this is encoded by the exons ATGCGTCGCCTACGATTGGACAAACGCTCTATAGCGCCATCTCAGCCTACCGCGCGGTGCGCGCTCTCATTGGTTCGGACGGCGTGGGAGGCGGGGTCTGTTCAAGGGGCAGTGCCGGATCTGAGCCCCGCCCCCCGGTCCCTCGGCTGGGCTGAGCCCGCCCGGCGGCTGAAGCGCGTGGGGCCGCGCTGCGAGCGGGGCGCGCAGCGGTTACTCTGGTTACAGTCCGCGAGGGATGCTGGGGACCCAGAGGGCTGGAGCCTTCGCCTCGCTCTGAAAAGACGCTCATCCGAGACAGCCATTCACCTTCGAGGAAG AGCACCTGCTGCTGGTGACAAAAGACCGTTTACAACCAGACGAGTGGACGTCGAAGTATACAGTAACATTCGCACACCTCAGCCCAATAGAGACCCACCTGGCCATCAGTTGGCTGAATGA